In the genome of Nitrospiria bacterium, the window GGAGATGCTTCGCCAGGCCGCCCATCTTTCGCATATCCTGCTCTCCGCCCATCGCATGGATCACGCTTCCGGCCGACATGAACAGTAGCGCTTTGAAGAAGGCATGGGTGACGAGATGGAAGATGGCCGAGGCGTAAGCGCCCACGCCGCAGGCAAGAAACATGTAACCGAGCTGGCTGACGGTCGAGTAGGCCAGCACCCGTTTGATGTCGTACTGGACCAGGCCGATCGTGGCCGAGAAAAGCGCCGTTGCCGCGCCGATCGCGGCCACCGTCTCGAGGGAAACCGGCGCCATATTGAACAGGACATGGTTGCGGACGACCATGTAAACGCCGGCCGTCACCATCGTGGCGGCATGGATCAGTGCCGAAACCGGCGTCGGTCCTTCCATCGCGTCCGGAAGCCAGGTGTACAGCGGAAGCTGGGCCGATTTTCCGATCGCGCCGATGAACAGACAGAGCGTGATCGCGGTTGCGGTTGCGGTCGAGAGTTCGCCCGCGCGCGCGAAGACCTCGCTGTAATTGAGCGTTCCGAATTGGGCGAAGATCAAAAAGAGACCGACAAGGAATCCGGCGTCCCCGATCCGGTTCACGACGAAGGCCTTCGTCCCGGCCTTGATGGCCGAGGTCCGCTCGTACCAGTAGCCGATCAACAGATACGAGCAGAGACCGACGCCTTCCCAGCCGACGAACATCACGAGGTAGTTCCCGCCCATCACCAGGATCAGCATCGAAACGGTGAAAAGGTTCAGGTAGGTGAAGTAGCGGGCGTAGCCGGAGTCGCCGCGCATGTAGCCGATCGAGTAGGCATGGATCAGGAAGCCGACGCCGGTGATCACCATCATCATGACGGCGGTCAGCGGATCGATCAGGGCGTTGAACTCGATCGTGAGATCCCCGCCCGGAATCCAGGTGAAGAGGGTCGCGACCGCGGGCGATGGATCGCCGATCACACGCATCAGCGTCGCCGTGGCGACCAGGAACGAGAGCCCGACCGAGCCGACGGCCGTCGCGCTCACGGCGCGCTCGGACAGCCGGTGGCCGAACAGCCCGTTGATCAGAACGGCCAGCAGCGGAAAAGCCGGTATGAGCCAGATGATGTCCATCGCGTTATT includes:
- the nuoL gene encoding NADH-quinone oxidoreductase subunit L → MDIIWLIPAFPLLAVLINGLFGHRLSERAVSATAVGSVGLSFLVATATLMRVIGDPSPAVATLFTWIPGGDLTIEFNALIDPLTAVMMMVITGVGFLIHAYSIGYMRGDSGYARYFTYLNLFTVSMLILVMGGNYLVMFVGWEGVGLCSYLLIGYWYERTSAIKAGTKAFVVNRIGDAGFLVGLFLIFAQFGTLNYSEVFARAGELSTATATAITLCLFIGAIGKSAQLPLYTWLPDAMEGPTPVSALIHAATMVTAGVYMVVRNHVLFNMAPVSLETVAAIGAATALFSATIGLVQYDIKRVLAYSTVSQLGYMFLACGVGAYASAIFHLVTHAFFKALLFMSAGSVIHAMGGEQDMRKMGGLAKHLPKTATVFIIGALALAGIPPLAGFWSKDEIMGAAFRNGPLVLWIMGPITAAMTSFYMFRQVYMTFFGPSRMDHEVEHHLHESPNVMIYPLIVLAALSLLGGLLLGFPPEEGWIHHFLGPAAGVREAHVLDTTDIVLMVLSAGIALAGWLAARQIYLKKPEAAVALARRFSTAHSVLYNKYWVDEFYDATVVEPSKVLGRGANRFDDRIIDGIVNAVGNLTQAGAAMSTWVEKYVIYGILNITGYLNHIAAGILRKIQSGQVHHYAALLVVGIFILVNLYLWFFSDTTMSVLLTRLSLGSGN